GTGAAATTCGGGACGAGTCGCTCGAACGAGTTGGGCAACCAGTTCAGCGAGCGCGTTACACGAATGAAACTCACAAAATGTTTCGGCGCACTCACACATACGCTTCACAATGCATGCTCCTTGTACTGCCCTCCCACACGTAAGACCTTTTGAGGAATAAAACCTACTCCAACagtgaagtaaaaaaaaaaaaaaaaaaaaaaatcgaaaaaaggaaaagtagccatgtagcaaaatggaaacataATATCCACCTTGCAGCTGTAACGGACACAAATTTAAACTTCCGCCCCGCTGACGTGCCTTGCAATGCAAAATTCCCCCCGTCACAGAATAACACTATTGATTTACTTTCCTGTTggcaaattttaattttttgtccccttcACCTTTCACCCTTTTCGTGCGTTCAGATAAACCAGTGGTCAAATGTCATCTGCGAAACGTCCATGGATTTACTGTACTCGAAATTGTTACCGGCGAAATACATaagtatacatacatacatttaATCGAGTAGACACAAATTTGTCACGTGGATCGATGCAATTgtggggaaaagaaaagaaaaaacatccCCCACCTTACATGATTGTATTTGTTCTCATCACTGTACTTGTTCGCGAATTGCCCAATGTTGTAATAATAACTCGTCGAAATGGTATTACCAGTACTCTTCAACTATACAAACCTGTCCGTGTCGttgttttgcttcccccttcaGTAAGTTgctacattttaaaaagcgcAAGCACAGAAGCGGCTCTTCGATTTTCTACCTATTGGGACACGGGGGATAGTCataattgaagaaaaaaagaaaagcagtcacgcacacacgcacatTCGCAACTGCGGAGCTTCAAAAGAGTGTTAAAGGCAAAACAAGTTAACCGCTCAACCGCTTGGCCTGATTAACCCTGTGACGTTAAAGCagtgttcccccttttttcatcctcTCAGAACACCTCCAGATATGCTGGCCAAAGGACCAAAAGAACAGCAACATGCGCTGCTATGTCAATGtctatattttaaaaattgcacaggAGGGATAGGAGGCCCTGTGCCGGTGCGGCAAAACAgaacaaatgtgaaaaaaaaagaagaaaaaaataatttgaataaaaacatattataacatctgaagttttttttaacagaaaCATAATAAAACAGCAAAATGTAGGATAC
The sequence above is drawn from the Plasmodium cynomolgi strain B DNA, chromosome 10, whole genome shotgun sequence genome and encodes:
- a CDS encoding hypothetical protein (putative), coding for MDLLYSKLLPAKYIMFPLFSSSQNTSRYAGQRTKRTATCAAMSMSIF